TTTGAtaagaataagataaatatatcaatatcatatattaatattataaattaaatatataaacttatagtatatgtagaagaaaatatttaactataagtcactataattctatatacataattaataatatatataattattgattattatatatatattttatattttactatatatgtataaatatatacgaGTCGAGCTCACGAGTCTAGTCGAGCTTTATACGAGTATATTCACGAACATTAATCGAGCCAATTTCGAGTTTATTCAAGTCGAATTCGAGCTGCCTATCGaatagtttgtttattttacaGCCCTAGCTAGAGCCACATAGGctctagaatttaaaaaataataataatttttaaatatttaaaaaaaataaaaagattttaataatattaaacaattttttcttaatcattaaaaaaaataaaaataaaaaaacaaaaaccagcgATGGCCCCGACGGTGGCCTAAGTATTTGATTGTATTTCCCTAGAGTAAACGTAAGTACTTCGATCGGTGTCAGAGAGACGGGGGGCTGGATTTTGGATTTGGAAGTTTGACAATCGCTTCATGAGGCGACGCTTTCAATCGACTTCGATCATATTAAAATTTCGGTGGTTAGCGGTCAATTTTTAGGTTTTAAGTACAGTTATGAATTTAATAGCGAGGAATGCTAGttgcaaattttaaataaataatatttatataagttatttgtaaaaaattaggACTCattagtaaataataattttttttaggtaaagtttatttttttacaaaggctTGTACGTGGTTTGTGTATTTAAagtttgtacaaattatttctctttttaaggCATGCTTAGAATTATGGTATCAGtcttaaaagtatttaaataatcttaaaaattatttaataaaaaaaattaagttaattgagtattacatattaaagtagatttaattttaaataacgtGATTTTCTGAATAAAGcataatatatttgaattttaaaaaagttattaatgaacaaaaataccaatacaattttatgataattatcactttcaaactttcaaaaaaataataataattttttaaaattcaaataatcatcatttataccttaaaatatattttttaaatttatttctaaacgaacgtaacatatttaaaagtaatttttattttttcaatcaacAAAAGAACttcattttattaatcaaattgAAGGATACATGGCTTTTCCTTTTCTATCAAAGACAGAAGATCACTCGATCCCTCTTCCATCCAAATTACTTCCCTACTTATATGTAAGGCCCTTCTTGTCAAGTTATGTGCAACACTATTGCCTTATCtgtatacaaacttgacttccCACTCTGGCATTTGATGAAGTATGAACTTGATCTCTTCCATTTACTGTCCTAACCATAAACTTGTTGCTTCTTTCTTAAGGTCAGTAAGTACTTTAAACATatgattatcaaataataaataatcttttaatagtaaaacttattatttaagttataaattataaatcttaaaattataagttatatttctcaCCAATCACACTGAATAATTAGTTAATGctttacccaaaaaataaataagaaacagTTGATGAAGATTATTTTCAGCACCGTTCCAATACCTTATTTGACCGACTCTAACGTTTATAAAGCTGTCATTAGAAAATGGAAAAGTAGTGATCTTtctccaaaatatatatttttttttaaaaatgatttggtCTAAAGTAAGCATTTTTCTTgcaataataatttttacaaaaaaatttttaatgagTCATTATATATGAAtgcaataattaaaataatgttaCCACAAAAAAGGGGATATATCTTATGAGCAGCAGATGGGAAAACAAAAAGCACCTAACCAATATTAAATACATGATTCAATTTAGCCAATTCATGTCCTAAGAAGTAAATTCTCTTCATTAGTACCCACTCGTCCGGCCCACAGTTCATTGACACGTCCATATAATGGGAATGACCTCGCGGAAGGAATACGTTCTTTCCATTATTTGTTGGTCCATGTTTGTTTTGTTACATTTATTAATCATGTCATTTATAAATCCTAACTGATTTGACAACGTAAGAAGACAAGTGCGCGGCTTTGGATCCTCcgttttatttatcaaaaaatctATACAACCTCccaacctcccaacaccccaacatcccacatttttttaattttttaatattttttttgaattaattctttttaaattaatttaattattttattcattatttatatattaaatatttaataaaaattaaaataataaaaattaaaaaaaaatgtgaagtgttggggtgttgggaggttgtgtagcaaaacccttaaaattataaaatacataaatatcatataatcgctttgaaaaaatatataatttattattaaaaaattaatttttttatgcaagtttcgtatttatttatttatttttaaataattatatatttatatttataattgtaattattattttttataatgaaataatttgagttaaaatgttttaattttagatatttgaaaaagagagaaaaagtttgataaatgaattataaagttaaaaagatggttaaaatataatttgttaatattatttttgtttttgtgtttgaaaagtttgagttgatttttgtattttatttaaaaattttaaaaagttatgatgattaaataaaaaatttaaaaatttaaaattaaacaataCTTGTATTAAAATGGCGTTGGAACATTAAAATGGGATAGGAAAGGAGGATGATCCGAAAGTTTTTGCAATAAAAGTCGACACAAACACATTCGTATCTATTATCTCGTCTTTGTATCTTCTGAATGGTCTAAAACTAAGCAACCTCCACAAAAAATGAAAACGGGTTCTGCAAACAACGAAAGCCTTCTGCTTTCTAACGTTAAGCTGTCGTCTGTGGTGCCAGCGACGGTGACGGGCGAGATTAACAATGTTCATGAGCTGACAGACATGGACTTGGCCATGAAGCTCCATTACATTCAAGGGGTTTACTTCTTTACGCGCGAATCAGTCGAGGGGCTCACGACAGATAAGCTAAAGGAACCTATGTTCCAATGTCTGGACCTCTACACCACCGTTTCAGGGAGGATTCGGAGGTCGGAAACCGGCAGGCCATTCATCAAGTGCAACGACAGTGGCGTGCGCATAGTCGAAGCGGAGTGCGACACGACCATCGAGGAATTATTGGACATGAAGAAGGATCGTTCGTTTCAGAGTTTTCTTGTTTATAATCAAGTTCTTGGTCCTGATCTCGCTTACTCCCCTCTCGTCATCATGCAGGTACGTACTACACACATAGCAATTTCTTCCATCtcggccatatatatatatatatgtttgtcaATAATATCATGAGTTAATTATAAGGTAGAACTCTATATGGTATCAGCCAACTATTGATCACGGACGTCAACGCGATCCTATATATGGTCTCTTCTTCTACGACCTCTGCTCCCTCCAACCTACAACACTTCTCCTTACCCTTCATTCTTTATCTTGAGTAGCAGCACGTTATGGTTTCTATTAAAGATGAGGTTGCTGAGTCGTAGAGTTCCGTGACAATTCTGATGATCTCTAGCCATCCTTGTAAGTGTGGGGTTACGAGATCCCGTCCCGTTCATGATGATTTCTTTTGGGTGGTCCTGCATCTCAAAGGAGGCTgactttttattattgttatttttaaattatttttttgttagttaTAATAATtgtttgaggaggaggagagagagagagggggggggggggggggggcacgACAGATTCTTGATTTGGCAGTATTTTACAAATTAGCCACAAAAATTTAAGCTCCAGAGTTATAATACCGACAATATTCTAATAAATCGTACTGTACGTAAGTTCGTTACCATCCATCATTATCGGCGATCAAGTACAAAGTGCATATTCAAAGATGATTACTTCTAATGGAATCTTCAATTTTCCTGTTCCTTTGTTATTTCCTCTTCAGTTCTTTTtgcaaaaaactaaaaagttaGCAAGTGTTGAGTGCTTCTTCTGTGTGATCATGGCTTTCAAACAGTTCACTTGGTTCAAATGCGGAGGAATGTCATTGGGACTCAGTTGGGCCCATGTTCTTGGAGATGCATTCTCAGCCACATCCTTCGTCAACATGTGGGCCAAGATCTTGTCTGGTCAAATGCGACCCAAGTGTCTGCAACCTGTAAATCTCGGGAAATCCAAATCCCCAACTTCAGTTCTGGAGAATTTGGTTTCCACGGAAAGGGTGAACCCGCTGGGAGATCACTGGCTAATTGCCAACAACAGCAAAATGGAGACAAACTATTTCCAAATCACTGCAAAACAGCTTGAGCACATGCTAGCAAATGTCGGTGCCGTGGACCAAGCAACCGAAATCTCTCATTTCGAAGTTCTGTCTGCAATAATATGGAAATGTTTATCTGAAATCAGGGAAGATTGGGGCCGAAGAATTATTGCAGTTTGTACAAGTAGTTCCCACAACAGGGAAAATGAATATCCAACTAATGGCATGGTGCTAAGCACAGTTGAAGCAGATTTCCCAGTGGCAAAAGCTGATATATCAGCAGTGATAGAGTTAATAGCTGAGAAAAGAGTGGATGGCATGGGAATGACTGAAGAAATtgtggagaaagaaaatggggAGGCAGATTATATAGCCTATGGAGCTAACTTAACGTTTGTAAATTTGGAAGAAGCTGAAATTTATGGATTGGAATTGAAGGGACAGAAACCTGTTTTTGTAAACTATGCCATCAATGGGGTTGGTGATGAAGGGGTTGTCTTGGTGCTTCCAGGAGCAGCAAAAGGCAAAGCAGAGAGTGGTGGCAGAGATGGAGTGACACTGACCATGGTTTTGCCTGAAAATCAATTTCAGCTGCTAATAAACAAGCTTGAGAGGGATTGGATGCAGTAACAGGACTCACCAGATTTCTGTGAGCAGAGAAATGTCAATCTTTGGTGTTCTGCTTCTGCTGCTTGCTTAATGATTACATACCTGAATTATTTCTAAGctatattttcaataaattaaaCAGATAGGTCTTGTATTTGGTACAAAGAACTCATGTGATCATGAGTTAAACTTAGTGTAAGGGACCTAATTATTGTGAATGTAGATTGTTTAATATTGTGAAGTGTAATCAGAGTGGTACAGCCTTCCAATCCGAGGAGGTTGGTTTATATGTGATTTTAAAGATCTCATTTGGATTCGaaaaccatctcaactcatcttttctcatttcatctcatcattataattttttttaattttcacaaaaaatataataaacaattcaatttttttaaattttaaaataataataatattaaaaaataatattataataatattttattcaacttttatctttcatataaaactattttatttcagAGCTCTGCTAGATACAACCGACGTGAGGAACCGAGAGATAACCGGCCGTACGTGAAACTTACGTGgaattataaaagaaagaaaaaaggcgAAAAACAAAATGTAAAACGCTCTCTCTTTATCTTCTTCACTTCAAATCCATCTCTTCCCTCCATTCTCTCTCCACGCTATTGCTTTGTTTCTCCCAAAGCAACATGGACGATGCCATAGTTCTATACCCCTGTGCAGGAAGAAGCCACCTGACCGCAGTAGGGCTTGGCAAGCTCATACTCCTCTTGTGTTGAATTTCTTACCACCCACAGGAACCTTTGGCCACTATTTTCTATTCCTACTGCCATTTATTTAAACTATTTTGCCAAAAACAATCCCTTGCATGTTTCCAAATGAAGGAAACACAACGTGAGAAACCAAAACGGAGCAACACCCTTCACACTATGAGCCTCTCCTCCATAGATGAGCAACCGACGGCAAACCGCAGCAACCATAATGCCGTAAGATAGGTTCCACAGTGTTCTCTGTTTCGGGAAGTAAAAAACAGAGCAAATTCTCTTGGCCCTCACCCTAGCTTCACCTCACACAGAAACTTCCAACCACTTCGTGAGTCAGCTTCTCAACAGTCCCAAGCCACTGAATACTCATGAAAAAAATCTAACAATCGAGAAATCAAACAATCAGAACCCAACATTCATAGTAAGACAATAAActcattagaaaaataataccTTGATGACGCCAATTTCCTTGGCGTTGCTGCGGAAGGGAAAATGTCTTACGGCACAAAACAAAAtcgaacataaaaaaaaaaatttgtaaataaatcaGAAGCCTAGAAAGGATCGGAACAAGTTAGATTTCTTTCGATCAATGTTAATTTCTCAGGACCAAACAAGTTGGAAGATAAGAAGCGATATTTCGTACCAGGCGTAGGAGCCAGGTCCGTGGTTCTTAGGGTGAGAATTCCACACGTTGGAGTGCCCCATGATCTTGTTCTGTGTCTCGGTGACGGTGGTTTTGCAGTGGCTCACGATAGAGAGTGGGTGTTGTGTTTTGGTGCGAGAAACAGAGACGGTGGCTTGAGTGCAGTTGGCGTCTGTTTTAAGTGGGTGGTCATGCGTGGGAGGTATCTGGGCTGAGAGCACAAAATTGCTCTGTTTTGGCGCTTTAAAACAGAGGAGTAATGGCAACGGGAGGTTTGCTGGGCTATTCTCATGGAGTCTCTAACGTGATGCAGTGACTTGCGAGATGGTTAGAGTTGCCTTGCTTGAAGGGATTCAAGGCAGCTACAAGATGGAGATGCTTCACTGAAGCGTGAAGGTTTGCGGCAGTGGTGGTTTATTTGCTCAGAAAGGGGGGCCATACCTGTTTAGTTTCCTGAAGGAGACTGACGTGCATGGGGCACTAGGTGTCTTCAAGGGAGAGGGAGTGGTccaatggagatggagatggagggaGGGAGAAATGAAATTTCGAGCGGGAGAGGGGGAAtgaaatggagagggagaggaaggaaaaaataaaacggGTGACGTGGATAAGCCGGTTGCACGTCGGTTGCACCGGGCGgttgtatttatcatttttctttatttcatatCTTCTTCCAATTCATTTAACTGCACCTCTTGTGTGTTCGGATTTAATGAACAGTAAATACTTAATTCTTCTTCCTccgaaaatgaataaagataaaaggaaatattttcacaaattatGAAAAGGTGGGACAACCAATATTTGACAAAAAGCCAAACATTAATGTTCCGTGCCATTGGCAACATCTTGACCAAgagttagatatatataattagagaaATAATGGTTACAGTCATCGTGAGTGTATAAATGTTATACATACATATTGTAAGATTTTTTTATGGTAATAAAATTTGTGTTgcgtatatatttttatttaaaaacgtATGCCCTTATTCCTAATCAGTAATCGGTACTGGGACGTGCTGTATAAATTGGTCTGATTAATTAAGAAATCGTATGAAATACCGCTTGGGGGCACTACCGTCATTTACTCCTTCAGATCCTTTGTGCCCGCCCCCGAGGGGCTTAACAGCGGCTCCAGTATCCGCGGGTTTTCATCTTGGCTGGGAAGTGGAAACCCTCCCGCCTATTTTTGTCCGCCAAATTCCCTAAGTAGAGCGTATCTCCACGCTCTTCAATGGTTACTCTTACGCTGTCACAAGTCTTCTCTAATAGTGCAAGAATGTAACTGAAAGAAAGAggttatagagagagaaagagagaggaagagaattcGGAATTGAATTGTAATACTTCTGAtatctttattgatgatttacGTACTGTATTTATACACGTAATTCATATGCTAAAGTACTATTAAATCCTTGTACTCTTAATGGGCTTTTCATTATGAGAACTTATACCCAGCCCACGCACTCTTCTCTGGTCCAACTCTGGCCCGGCCCATTGAGCCCATTTCACCCCTTATACTCCAGCTGCTGCCCAACCCTAACCCTCAGCATATGACAATACCTCCCCCGATTAaaacaccttgcccacaagaTGTGGGTAAGCCGCCGTCACCGTCCCATACTCCTCCCAGGTTGCATCCTCAGCCGTTTGTCCTTTCCACCTGATTAATAGTTCGATTAGTGCTCTGTTACAATGCTTCTTTAATCTTCTTTGCAAAACTTCCACTGGTTCTGGTTTTAATATGCCCTCGGCGTCGACTGGAGGTAACTGAGGTAAAACCACGACGGATGCTCCTAACTTCGGCTTCAGCTGCGACACGTGGAACACCGGATGGAGTTTTGATGATGCTGGCAGCTGTAGATGATATGCCACTTCCCCCACGCGCCGCTTGATCTGAAAGGGCCCAAAAAATCTTGTTGCTAGCTTCAGAGACCTGCGTTGTGCCAGTGAGGTTTGTCTATACGGTTGCAATCGTAAGTAAACCCAGTCACCTTCAGCAAAAACCCGTTCCTTCCTCTTTagatctgcaaattttttcatacGATTCTGTGCttgaattaaattttctttaagTAGCTGCAAAATCTAATCTCTTGCCATGAGTTGTTGTTCCACTTCAGCTACTTGTGTTGTTCCTGGCATGTAAGATAGAAGTCTCGGTGGAAGGACCCCATATAGTGCTTGATAAGGAGTCATTTTTGTAGATGCATGTACTGACGTATTATACCACCACTCTACTACACACACCCACTGCACCCAATCCTTGGGTCTGTCACCAACAAAGCAACGTAAATATGTCTCAAGACTTTTATTGACAGCTTCAGACTGCCCATccgtttgaggatgataggcaGTACTATGGCACAATTGCACATCATGTAATTTGAACAATTCTTCCCAAAATCTGCTTGTGAACACTGGATCTCTGTCTGATACAATTCTTTGAGGAATTCCATGCAACCTGAAGATATGCTGAAAAAACAATTGAGCAATAGTTTTGGCTGAGTAAGGGTGAGCCAATGAGATAAAATGACTATATTTAGTCAATCTATCAACTACTACCCATATGACAGAATGGCCTTTTGACAACGGTAACCCTTCAATGAAGTCCATTGAAATATCTGTCCATGGCTTTTCTGGGATTGGTAAGGGCTGAAGCAGCCCTCCTGGCCGAGTTTGTTCCACTTTGACCCTCTGACAAATATCGCATGCCCGAATGAATTCTTTGACAGACCTCTTAAGGCCcttccaaaaaaaatttattctgaCCTTGTAAAGAGTCTTGTCTACACCTGAGTGACCTCCCTCTGGACTACTATGTAACATATGTAACAGTTTAGTAATAAACTGCACATTGCTTGGCACATACAGTCTATCTTTGTAAAACAACAAGTCCCCTTTCATAGAAAACTTGGTAGAACTTTGGCCATCCTTGACTTTCTTCAAAAGTTCCTGAAGCTCAGAATCATCATCATAACATTGCTTTAACTCGGTTAACCAATTAACAATaggaaaggaaattaaaaataaagaacaagaattaaCTGAATCCTTATCCTCAAATTTCCTTGACAATGCATCTGCAACTCTGTTTTCTTGGCCTTTCTTGTACTCAACAAAGAAATGATAACCAAGTAGTTTAGTAATCCACCTCTGTTGCATAGGAGTGCCAATCCTTTGCTCCAGTAAGTACTTCAAACTCTGATGATCAGTCCTCACAATAAAAGACTGCCCCAACAAATAGGGTCTCCACCTTTGAACAGCTGACACTAGTGCCAATAGTTCCTTCTCATACGTTGATAAAGCCAACGTTCTTCCTTTTAGAGCTTGACTAAAGAAGGCAATAGGCCTTgaatcctgcatcaaaacagctcctatGCCTGTACCCGAAGCATCACATTCAATAACAAAGGATTTAGAAAAGTCAGGAAGTGCCAAAACTGGTGGCTAAATGACAGCTTGTTTCAGCTTCTGAAAAGCTTCTTGAGCCTCCTCATTCCAACTAAAACTGTTCTTTCTCAACAATGTTGTCAGAGGAGTAGCAATACCCCCATATCCACGTATGAATTTCCTATAATATCTAGTTAACCCGAGAAATCCCCTCAGAGTTTTCACTGAACTAGGAACTGGCCAATCGACCATAGCTTTCAACTTAGCAGGATCAGCCTTCACCCCATTGCTGGACACCAAGTGGCCCAAGTAATCCACTTCATTACAACCAAACCTACATTTGCTGAGTTTAGCAAAAAATTGGTTATCTCTTAAGATCTCCAGTGTCACTTTAAGATGCTGTACATGCTCAGATTCAGTCTTACTATAGactaatatatcatcaaaaaataccaaaatgaaTTTCCTCAAATAAGGCTTGAAAATTGAATTCATTAATGACTGAAAAGTAGAGGGAGCAATAGTcaaaccaaaaggcatgacTAAAAATTCGTAATGACCCTCATGGGttctgaaggcagttttaggaaTATCTTCATCCCTTACCCGAATCTGGTGATAACCATACCTCAAGTCCAGCTTTGAATAAATCCGAGATCCACTGAGCTCATCAAGTAGCTCATCTACAACTGGAATAGGAAACTTGTCCTTGACAGTATTCTTATTTAGAGCCCTGTAATCGATACACATCCTCCAACTTCCATCCGCTTTTCTAACTAGTAAAACAGGAGATGAAAATGGACTCTGACTTGGTCTAATTACCCCACTTTGCAGCAGTTCCTTCACTATCTTCTCGATTTCTTCTTTTTGAAAATAAGGGTATCTGTAAGGTCTAACAGATACTGCTTTAGCTCCCTCTTGCAAATGTATTGCATGATCATGAGATCTATTCGAGGGTAACCCTTTTGGCTCAACAAACACATCATCATAGCCAGATAATAATGTCTGTATCTTTTCTGGAATTGAGTCTTTTCTGGTTGCTTATCCATCAACTGAAGTATCACCCcttttttttccatttccttCAGCTTAACACTTGAAGTTTCCTCCACCAACTTACTTGGTTTTAAACCATTCAACTGCAATTTCTTATTACAATAACAAAATTGCATTGAAAGATCTTCAAAGTTCCACAAAATGTCACCCAATTTCTGCAACCATTGAATTCCGAGAACAACATCACAGCCTGCTAATACCAAAACATATACATCCACACAAAATTCAATGCCTTGTATTATCATGGAAACTGCATCACAACTACCATTACTCAAAATCTGGTCACCATTAGCAATCTTCACTCTAATTCTGTCTTTATCTTTAACCAACAACTGACTTCTCTCCACCACTGCTGGATCCACAAAGTTGTGAGTACTCCCAGTGTCAATCAAAATCACTACCCATTGTTTACCAATTCGACCCTTGATTCTCATAGTTTTTGGGCTCATAGCTCCTGTAATTGCATGCAAAGATATCTCTGGTTTAGACATAGTGTCTACTGAACACAGAGATTGATCTGCCCCACTAATATTCTTCCCCTTATCTTCTTTCTCCACTGCTTCAAGACTTCCTTCTATAACTTCTTCAATCAAAAACAATTTAGGTTGCCTACATTTATGGCCCACCACCCATTTGGAATCACAATAGTAGCATAggcctttttctcttctttctttcatctGAGCCTGAGAGATTCTTTGTACTGGAAAATTGGAGCCATttgaattcttgaaattttctgTCGTGGTATTCAGCATTGACCTTGTATTCCCATTGTAAACAAAACCTCCAGCACTTCTTGCCGCTTTCTTGCTAAGCAGGACATGTTCTTCCTAAATCATAGCAAGACCAAAGGCAGATAGCAAATCTCCGGGGCAAAACATTTTAACTGGCAGCCTTATATCATCCCTAAGACCACCCAGAAAACAGCTCAACTTGTGACCCTCTATCAAGCCTTTCACTCTATTGGATAATG
This genomic window from Carya illinoinensis cultivar Pawnee chromosome 7, C.illinoinensisPawnee_v1, whole genome shotgun sequence contains:
- the LOC122317570 gene encoding protein ECERIFERUM 2-like, producing MKTGSANNESLLLSNVKLSSVVPATVTGEINNVHELTDMDLAMKLHYIQGVYFFTRESVEGLTTDKLKEPMFQCLDLYTTVSGRIRRSETGRPFIKCNDSGVRIVEAECDTTIEELLDMKKDRSFQSFLVYNQVLGPDLAYSPLVIMQFTWFKCGGMSLGLSWAHVLGDAFSATSFVNMWAKILSGQMRPKCLQPVNLGKSKSPTSVLENLVSTERVNPLGDHWLIANNSKMETNYFQITAKQLEHMLANVGAVDQATEISHFEVLSAIIWKCLSEIREDWGRRIIAVCTSSSHNRENEYPTNGMVLSTVEADFPVAKADISAVIELIAEKRVDGMGMTEEIVEKENGEADYIAYGANLTFVNLEEAEIYGLELKGQKPVFVNYAINGVGDEGVVLVLPGAAKGKAESGGRDGVTLTMVLPENQFQLLINKLERDWMQ